From Azospirillum sp. TSA2s, a single genomic window includes:
- a CDS encoding ABC transporter ATP-binding protein: MSGAPVAPHPGPGQNSPGQNSPTTQAETIFEARGVNLRFGGVHALTDVSFGIRRGELFSIIGPNGAGKTSMVNCISGRYRPTDGKVFFKGRDVTGMTPNHRASLGIGRTFQNLALFGHMTVLDNIMVGRHHLLKNNFLTGSLYWLTGARKEELSHRREVEEIIDFLEIQHVRKATAGTLSYGLRKRVELARAIALKPDLILLDEPMAGMNLEEKEDMARYIVDLNEEFGMTVVMIEHDMGVVMDISHRVMVLEFGKKIAEGKPEEVLADPRVRRAYLGEDDEEEAPAAAVPPARKEVA; encoded by the coding sequence ATGTCCGGCGCGCCCGTCGCACCACACCCCGGCCCTGGCCAGAATTCCCCTGGCCAAAATTCGCCCACCACCCAGGCGGAGACCATTTTCGAGGCTCGGGGCGTCAACCTGCGCTTCGGGGGCGTCCATGCGCTGACCGACGTCAGCTTCGGCATCCGCAGGGGCGAGTTGTTCTCGATCATCGGTCCCAACGGGGCCGGCAAGACCTCCATGGTCAACTGCATCTCCGGCCGCTACCGGCCGACCGACGGCAAGGTCTTCTTCAAGGGCCGCGACGTGACGGGGATGACCCCGAACCATCGCGCCTCGCTCGGCATCGGCCGTACCTTCCAGAATCTGGCGCTGTTCGGGCACATGACCGTGCTCGACAACATCATGGTCGGCCGCCACCACCTGCTGAAGAACAACTTCCTGACCGGGTCGCTCTATTGGCTGACCGGCGCCAGGAAGGAGGAGCTGTCCCACCGCCGCGAGGTGGAGGAGATCATCGACTTCCTCGAAATCCAGCATGTGCGCAAGGCCACCGCCGGCACGCTGTCCTACGGCCTGCGCAAGCGGGTGGAGTTGGCCCGCGCCATCGCGCTGAAGCCGGACCTGATCCTGCTGGACGAGCCGATGGCCGGCATGAACCTGGAAGAGAAGGAGGACATGGCCCGCTACATCGTCGACCTGAACGAGGAGTTCGGCATGACCGTGGTCATGATCGAACACGACATGGGCGTGGTCATGGACATCTCGCACCGGGTGATGGTGCTGGAATTCGGCAAGAAGATCGCCGAAGGCAAGCCGGAGGAGGTTCTGGCCGATCCCCGCGTCCGCCGCGCCTATCTGGGCGAGGACGACGAGGAAGAGGCGCCCGCCGCCGCAGTTCCTCCGGCCCGGAAGGAGGTCGCGTGA
- a CDS encoding AMP-binding protein, translated as MNSHADIVPAPNAAGGTQSLERAIALLRAVADAETGGARLADLMTGVGLSKATAHRLLMALARDGLVEQDARSKRYHLGPDLMALGDLAALRHRPPAAPLPTPAAPQPPEIAPSPPAPPPPPALMVRPSAFLRAEYRGESIALATLLCDRHVRAADGARAALLHESVAGQTTELSFARLARDSARFATVLAGMGVGPGDRVAVLLPKGPELLITALAIWRLGGVYMPLFTTYTASAVAYRLADSDARAIVTNGFLRRKVPRDNTRPVVTVEGDEAFGPDAVPFWSSLHEAAPLAEVARYREGDAFALIYTSESEPTPLGVSLPVKALSGIEQYMRIGLDLRDDDIYWNMADPGWAYGAYYGLVGPLLLGRTTIFCDGPYDVRQGYRMLTKFGVTNLTAAPSQIRAWHGADPGVSHQFALRILSVVGEPLPPDLIAWANRTVKVPLLDQYGQRETGIFIVNRYDPDGIGRYDSDAPEDGDPVQPPSGSLGRPMPGFRVVILDPDGREAPVGGAGEIAIDVDHSPLFWFEFYANNPERTAQRFRHGRRYYLTGDRAFLDADGNIHYRGRASDAIQMQQGE; from the coding sequence ATGAACAGTCACGCCGACATCGTCCCCGCTCCGAATGCGGCGGGCGGCACCCAGAGCCTGGAGCGCGCCATCGCCCTGCTGCGCGCGGTCGCCGACGCCGAAACCGGCGGCGCGCGGCTGGCCGACCTGATGACCGGGGTCGGGCTGTCGAAGGCGACCGCCCACCGGCTGCTGATGGCGCTGGCGCGCGACGGGCTGGTGGAGCAGGACGCCCGCAGCAAGCGCTATCACCTGGGTCCCGATCTGATGGCGCTGGGCGATCTGGCGGCGCTGCGCCACCGCCCCCCTGCCGCACCGCTTCCCACCCCTGCCGCGCCCCAGCCGCCGGAAATCGCGCCCTCCCCCCCGGCGCCACCCCCGCCACCCGCCCTGATGGTGCGGCCCTCGGCCTTCCTGCGTGCGGAATATCGCGGTGAGTCCATCGCGCTGGCGACGCTGCTGTGCGACCGCCATGTCCGCGCCGCCGACGGCGCGCGTGCGGCGCTTCTGCATGAAAGCGTGGCCGGCCAGACGACGGAGCTGAGCTTCGCCCGGCTGGCCCGCGATTCGGCGCGCTTCGCCACCGTGCTGGCCGGCATGGGGGTTGGACCGGGCGACCGGGTGGCGGTCCTGCTGCCCAAGGGGCCGGAGCTGCTGATCACCGCGCTGGCGATCTGGCGGCTGGGTGGCGTCTATATGCCGCTGTTCACCACCTACACCGCGTCGGCCGTCGCCTACCGGCTGGCCGATAGTGACGCGCGCGCCATCGTCACCAACGGCTTCCTGCGCCGCAAGGTGCCGCGCGACAACACCCGCCCGGTGGTGACGGTGGAGGGTGACGAGGCCTTCGGTCCCGACGCCGTGCCCTTCTGGTCGTCGCTGCACGAGGCCGCCCCGCTGGCCGAGGTGGCGCGCTACCGCGAAGGCGACGCCTTCGCCCTGATCTACACGTCGGAATCCGAACCGACGCCGCTGGGCGTGTCCCTGCCGGTCAAGGCGCTGTCTGGGATCGAGCAGTACATGCGCATCGGCCTCGATCTGCGCGACGACGACATCTATTGGAACATGGCCGATCCCGGCTGGGCCTATGGCGCCTATTACGGTCTGGTCGGGCCGCTGCTGCTGGGGCGGACGACGATCTTCTGCGACGGTCCCTACGACGTCCGGCAGGGCTACCGCATGCTGACCAAGTTCGGCGTCACCAACCTGACCGCCGCGCCGTCGCAGATCCGCGCCTGGCACGGCGCCGATCCCGGCGTGTCGCACCAGTTCGCCCTGCGCATCCTGTCGGTGGTGGGCGAGCCGCTGCCGCCCGACCTGATCGCCTGGGCCAACCGGACGGTGAAAGTCCCGCTGCTCGACCAGTATGGCCAGCGCGAGACCGGCATCTTCATCGTCAACAGGTACGACCCCGACGGCATCGGCCGTTACGACTCCGACGCGCCGGAGGACGGCGATCCGGTCCAGCCGCCCAGCGGCTCGCTCGGCCGGCCGATGCCGGGCTTCCGCGTCGTCATCCTCGATCCCGACGGGCGCGAGGCGCCGGTGGGCGGCGCCGGGGAGATCGCCATCGACGTCGACCATTCCCCGCTGTTCTGGTTCGAATTCTACGCCAACAACCCGGAGCGCACCGCCCAGCGCTTCCGCCACGGCCGGCGCTATTACCTGACCGGCGACCGCGCCTTCCTTGATGCCGACGGCAACATCCACTATCGCGGCCGGGCGTCCGACGCGATTCAGATGCAGCAGGGCGAATAG
- a CDS encoding TetR/AcrR family transcriptional regulator — MESKTKNRESWLAAAFAALAEGGVDKVRVELLAKALKVTKGSFYWHFRDRTDLMNALLDSWKTGRIAAIKEQTRLDGREPAQQLRDLLALYGGSKPRGMAIELAVRDWARRAPEAESVIAEVDRERLHSVAGLFVALGLPPDQAFARAYLFYAFAFGQGLLAPGAAADRAEVVRAICADVLVPAAQREAQTPA; from the coding sequence ATGGAATCCAAGACGAAGAACCGCGAATCCTGGCTGGCCGCCGCCTTCGCGGCACTGGCCGAAGGCGGCGTCGACAAGGTGCGGGTGGAGTTGCTGGCCAAGGCCCTGAAGGTGACCAAGGGCAGCTTCTATTGGCATTTCCGCGACCGCACCGACCTGATGAACGCTCTGCTCGACAGCTGGAAGACGGGCCGCATCGCCGCCATCAAGGAACAGACCCGGCTGGACGGCCGCGAGCCGGCGCAGCAGCTGCGTGACCTGCTGGCGCTCTACGGCGGCAGCAAGCCGCGCGGCATGGCGATAGAACTGGCGGTGCGCGACTGGGCCCGCCGCGCGCCGGAGGCGGAAAGCGTGATCGCCGAGGTCGACCGCGAACGCCTGCACAGCGTCGCCGGCCTGTTCGTGGCGCTGGGCCTGCCCCCCGACCAGGCCTTCGCCCGCGCCTACCTGTTCTACGCCTTCGCCTTCGGCCAGGGCCTTCTCGCCCCCGGTGCCGCGGCCGACCGCGCCGAGGTGGTGCGGGCGATCTGCGCCGACGTGCTGGTGCCGGCGGCGCAGAGGGAGGCGCAGACGCCCGCCTGA